One bacterium genomic window carries:
- a CDS encoding type II toxin-antitoxin system Phd/YefM family antitoxin, which produces MSNFSTETEEFVSVTKVGRNFGQYLEALQKDEKEKFIILRNNEPEAVLLTMEMYQMLQTKLQELEELLEDLVTSREIAARVEDKKNLKSAVTLEELGKRHGLEK; this is translated from the coding sequence ATGAGCAATTTTTCAACGGAAACTGAAGAGTTCGTATCCGTGACCAAGGTGGGGCGCAATTTCGGTCAATACCTCGAAGCTCTGCAAAAGGATGAAAAAGAGAAGTTCATCATCCTTAGGAACAATGAGCCCGAGGCGGTTCTGTTGACTATGGAAATGTATCAAATGCTTCAGACCAAACTGCAGGAATTAGAAGAACTTCTCGAAGATTTGGTGACCTCGCGTGAGATTGCTGCGCGCGTCGAGGACAAGAAGAATCTTAAGTCGGCGGTCACATTGGAAGAGCTTGGAAAGAGACATGGCCTCGAAAAGTGA
- a CDS encoding type II toxin-antitoxin system RelE/ParE family toxin, with product MASKSEWRVIVVEAAQKDFAKLDKGLQNIVFSHLNKIKIDPERMGKPLRGPLSGFKKEYFLNKSYRIVFRVKSSDKVVEIWAIGRRDKSEVYETLAKRIK from the coding sequence ATGGCCTCGAAAAGTGAGTGGCGGGTCATTGTCGTCGAAGCCGCTCAGAAGGATTTCGCCAAGCTCGACAAAGGCCTCCAGAACATTGTTTTCTCCCATCTGAATAAAATCAAAATCGACCCTGAACGGATGGGCAAGCCTCTGCGCGGTCCTCTCTCGGGCTTCAAGAAGGAATATTTCTTGAATAAGAGTTACCGGATTGTCTTTCGCGTCAAATCGTCCGACAAAGTAGTCGAAATCTGGGCTATAGGTCGTCGTGACAAGTCGGAGGTTTATGAAACTCTGGCGAAGAGGATCAAATAA
- a CDS encoding short-chain dehydrogenase, translated as MTQDVDKENNSKTVSPQDFLLKIPLYEDVAINENGFHDLEYFKGSVDCFCLECGRHSVFISKGKEYRGGSGTSNYQFHIVIYCTRDENHRARFVFLAHDGHIRKIGQYPSQADLTTPDLQKYRKVLGDDRFPELARGVGLISHGVGIGAFVYLRRIFEHLISEARQKAKGDEHWKEEDFEKARMDERIALLHDYLPSFLVENRLLYGILSKGVHDLTENDCLEAFPIVKLGIELILDEELERHSRAKKVQNAKKEIGSLGARLKRES; from the coding sequence ATGACTCAAGATGTGGATAAAGAAAACAACTCAAAAACAGTTTCTCCACAAGATTTCCTATTAAAAATTCCACTATACGAAGATGTTGCAATTAATGAAAATGGCTTTCATGATTTGGAGTACTTTAAAGGCTCAGTTGATTGCTTCTGCTTGGAATGTGGTCGTCATAGCGTTTTTATTAGTAAGGGGAAAGAATATCGGGGGGGAAGTGGAACCAGTAATTACCAATTCCACATTGTTATTTATTGTACACGCGATGAGAACCACAGAGCTCGTTTTGTGTTCTTAGCTCACGACGGCCACATAAGGAAAATTGGTCAGTACCCCTCACAAGCTGATTTAACGACCCCAGATTTGCAAAAATATCGGAAGGTGTTAGGCGATGATCGTTTTCCAGAACTAGCACGTGGTGTAGGGTTAATTTCTCATGGCGTTGGAATTGGAGCTTTTGTTTATTTGAGGAGAATATTTGAACACCTTATTTCAGAAGCTCGCCAAAAAGCTAAAGGAGACGAACACTGGAAAGAGGAGGATTTCGAAAAGGCCCGAATGGATGAAAGGATAGCTCTATTGCACGATTACTTGCCGAGTTTTCTTGTGGAGAACAGATTGCTGTACGGAATTCTTAGCAAAGGTGTTCATGACTTGACAGAGAACGACTGCCTTGAAGCATTTCCAATTGTAAAACTAGGGATCGAGTTAATACTTGATGAAGAGTTAGAGAGACATTCGCGAGCTAAAAAAGTCCAAAATGCAAAGAAAGAGATTGGAAGTTTAGGCGCTCGCTTAAAGAGAGAAAGCTAG